The Macrobrachium nipponense isolate FS-2020 chromosome 1, ASM1510439v2, whole genome shotgun sequence genome includes a window with the following:
- the LOC135219227 gene encoding tubulin beta chain-like, which translates to MREIVHIQAGQCGNQIGSKFWEIISDEHGIDPSGFYSGKSEIQLERISVYYNEASGGRYVPRSVLVDLEPGTMDAVRSSRYGQLFKPDNFVFGQSGAGNNWAKGHYTEGAELVDSVLDGIRKECENCDCLQGFQLAHSLGGGTGSGMGTLLISKIREEFPDRIMNTFSVVPSPKVSDTVVEPYNATLSVHQLVENTDETYCIDNEALYEICFRTLKLSTPTYGDLNHLVSLTMSGVTTCLRFPGQLNADLRKLAVNMVPFPRLHFFMPGFAPLTARGSQSYRNVSVPELTMQMFDAKNMMCACDPRHGRYLTVAAVFRGRMSMREVDEQMLNVQNKNTAFFVEWIPNNVKTAVCDIPPRGLKMSGTFIGNTTAIQELFQRISDQFSAMFRRKAFLHWYTGEGMDEMEFTEAESNMNDLVSEYQQYQEAVADEDEYDYEEEHDHEQ; encoded by the exons TTCTGGGAGATCATCAGCGACGAACACGGGATAGATCCGTCAGGGTTCTATTCGGGCAAATCGGAAATCCAACTGGAACGCATCTCGGTCTATTACAACGAAGCCTCAG GTGGCAGGTATGTTCCGAGATCAGTCCTCGTGGATCTCGAACCGGGCACAATGGATGCTGTCAGATCATCGCGTTACGGTCAGCTCTTCAAACCAGACAATTTCGTTTTCG GCCAAAGCGGTGCCGGAAATAATTGGGCGAAGGGTCATTACACCGAGGGAGCAGAACTCGTCGACTCTGTTCTAGATGGAATAAGGAAAGAATGTGAAAACTGCGACTGTCTGCAG GGATTCCAGCTGGCCCATTCTCTGGGTGGAGGGACGGGATCTGGAATGGGCACTCTGCTTATTTCCAAAATCCGGGAAGAATTTCCAGACCGAATTATGAACACGTTCTCTGTCGTTCCCAGTCCAAAG GTGTCAGATACGGTCGTGGAGCCCTACAACGCCACCCTCTCCGTCCATCAGTTGGTGGAGAACACAGACGAGACCTACTGCATAGACAACGAGGCCCTTTATGAAATCTGCTTCAGGACTCTCAAGTTGTCCACCCCGACTTACGGCGACCTGAACCACCTCGTTTCTCTCACCATGTCAGGAGTCACGACGTGTCTGAG ATTTCCAGGTCAACTGAACGCAGACCTCCGGAAGCTGGCTGTGAACATGGTTCCTTTCCCGCGACTCCACTTCTTCATGCCGGGTTTTGCGCCTCTGACTGCTCGAGGGTCCCAGAGCTACCGAAACGTTTCTGTTCCGGAACTTACGATGCAGATGTTCGACGCCAAGAATATGATGTGCGCTTGTGATCCTCGTCATGGGAG ATACCTGACTGTGGCAGCTGTTTTCCGCGGGAGAATGTCGATGAGAGAAGTCGACGAGCAAATGCTGAACGTGCAGAATAAAAACACGGCATTCTTCGTGGAGTGGATACCGAATAATGTGAAAACTGCCGTTTGTGATATCCCTCCCAGAG GTTTaaagatgtccggcaccttcatCGGCAACACGACGGCCATTCAGGAACTCTTCCAGAGGATTTCCGATCAGTTTTCGGCCATGTTCAGACGGAAGGCTTTCCTTCACTG GTACACGGGAGAAGGGATGGACGAGATGGAATTCACGGAAGCTGAGTCGAACATGAACGACTTGGTGAGTGAATACCAGCAGTACCAGGAGGCCGTGGCAGACGAAGACGAATATGACTACGAGGAAGAACACGACCACGAGCAGTAA